The following proteins are encoded in a genomic region of Glycine soja cultivar W05 chromosome 17, ASM419377v2, whole genome shotgun sequence:
- the LOC114392026 gene encoding beta-galactosidase 15-like: MATPKSFISLIVCFCLVIFSFIGTHAVDVSHDGRAIKIDGKRRVLISGSIHYPRSTPEMWPELIQKAKEGGLDAIETYVFWNAHEPSRRVYDFSGNNDIIRFLKTIQESGLYGVLRIGPYVCAEWNYGGIPVWVHNLPDVEIRTANSVFMNEMQNFTTLIVDMLKKEKLFASQGGPIILTQIENEYGNVISQYGDAGKAYMNWCANMAESLKVGVPWIMCQESDAPQPMINTCNGWYCDNFEPNSFNSPKMWTENWIGWFKNWGGRDPHRTAEDVAFAVARFFQTGGTFQNYYMYHGGTNFGRTAGGPYITTSYDYDAPLDEYGNIAQPKWGHLKELHSALKAMEEALTSGNVSETDLGNSVKVTIYATNGSSSCFLSNTNTTADATLTFRGNNYTVPAWSVSILPDCQHEEYNTAKVNVQTSVMTKENSKAEKEAAILKWVWRSENIDKALHGKSNVSAHRLLDQKDAANDASDYLWYMTKLHVKHDDPVWSENMTLRINGSGHVIHAFVNGEYIDSHWATYGIHNDKFEPKIKLKHGTNTISLLSVTVGLQNYGAFFATWHAGLVGPIELVSVKGEETIIKNLSSHKWSYKIGLHGWDHKLFSDDSPFAAQSKWESEKLPTNRMLTWYKTTFKAPLGTDPVVVDLQGMGKGYAWVNGKNIGRIWPSYNAEEDGCSDEPCDYRGEYSDSKCVTNCGKPTQRWYHVPRSYLKDGANTLVLFAELGGNPSLVNFQTVVVGNVCANAYENKTLELSCQGRKISAIKFASFGDPKGVCGAFTNGSCESKSNALPIVQKACVGKEACSIDVSEKTFGATACGNLAKRLAVEAVC, from the exons ATGGCTACTCCAAAGAGCTTTATTTCTCTAATAGTTTGCTTTTGCCTTGTTATTTTTTCCTTCATTGGCACCCATGCTGTTGATGTCTCTCATGATGGAAGGGCCATCAAAATTGATGGTAAGCGTAGAGTGCTCATATCTGGATCAATCCATTATCCTAGAAGCACCCCTGAG ATGTGGCCCGAGTTAatccaaaaagccaaagaaggaGGATTAGATGCAATTGAAACATATGTTTTCTGGAATGCACATGAACCTTCACGTCGTGTGTATGATTTTTCTGGCAATAATGATATCATCAGATTTCTCAAGACCATTCAAGAGTCTGGACTTTATGGTGTTCTTCGCATTGGTCCATATGTTTGTGCCGAATGGAATTATGG AGGGATTCCTGTCTGGGTTCACAATCTACCTGATGTCGAGATTCGGACTGCCAATAGTGTGTTCATG aaTGAAATGCAAAATTTCACTACTTTGATCGTGGATATGCTCAAAAAGGAGAAACTTTTTGCTTCTCAAGGTGGTCCTATAATTCTCACTCAg ATCGAAAATGAATATGGTAACGTAATTTCACAATATGGAGATGCTGGAAAAGCTTACATGAATTGGTGTGCGAACATGGCGGAGTCCTTGAAAGTTGGGGTTCCATGGATCATGTGCCAGGAGTCCGATGCTCCTCAGCCTatg aTCAATACTTGCAATGGTTGGTATTGTGACAACTTTGAACCAAATAGTTTTAACAGTCCTAAAATGTGGACCGAAAATTGGATAGGCTG gttcaagaattGGGGTGGCCGAGATCCACACAGAACTGCTGAAGATGTTGCTTTTGCAGTGGCTAGATTTTTCCAAACCGGAGGcacatttcaaaattattatatg TATCATGGTGGCACTAACTTCGGTAGAACAGCCGGGGGTCCATACATTACCACATCATATGATTATGATGCTCCTCTAGATGAATATG GTAACATTGCCCAACCAAAATGGGGTCACCTCAAAGAACTTCACAGTGCTTTGAAGGCAATGGAGGAAGCTCTTACGAGTGGGAACGTATCCGAGACTGATCTAGGCAACTCTGTTAAG GTCACTATTTATGCCACAAATGGATCATCAAGCTGCTTCCTGAGCAACACCAACACCACCGCTGATGCCACTCTAACATTTAGAGGGAATAACTATACTGTTCCAGCATGGTCTGTCAGCATTCTTCCTGATTGTCAGCACGAAGAGTATAACACTGCCAAG GTGAATGTGCAAACCTCTGTAATGACTAAAGAAAATAGCAAGGCAGAAAAGGAGGCAGCAATTTTGAAGTGGGTCTGGAGATCAGAGAACATTGACAAGGCTCTTCATGGTAAAAGTAATGTCTCTGCACACAGACTTCTTGATCAAAAAGATGCGGCTAATGATGCTAGTGACTATCTTTGGTACATGACAAA ACTTCATGTCAAGCACGATGATCCAGTTTGGAGTGAAAATATGACTCTTAGGATTAATGGTAGCGGCCATGTAATTCATGCATTCGTCAACGGAGAATATATTG ATTCCCATTGGGCAACATATGGTATTCACAACGATAAATTTGAGCCGAAGAttaagttgaagcatggaacgAATACTATAAGCTTGCTCAGTGTCACTGTTGGACTTCAG AACTACGGGGCATTCTTTGCTACATGGCATGCCGGTCTTGTTGGGCCTATTGAGTTGGTCAGTGTAAAAGGTGAAGAAACCATCATTAAGAATTTATCCTCACACAAATGGTCATACAAGATAGGGTTGCATGGTTGGGACCACAAACTCTTTAGTGATGACTCACCCTTCGCTGCTCAAAGCAAATGGGAATCTGAGAAGTTACCCACAAACAGGATGTTGACTTGGTACaag aCTACTTTCAAAGCTCCTCTGGGGACAGACCCTGTTGTGGTGGACTTGCAAGGAATGGGCAAAGGCTACGCTTGGGTGAATGGGAAAAACATTGGACGTATCTGGCCTAGTTACAATGCTGAAGAAGATGGTTGTAGTGATGAACCTTGTGATTATCGTGGAGAATATTCTGACTCAAAATGTGTTACAAATTGCGGGAAGCCAACACAAAGATG GTACCATGTCCCTCGCTCTTATCTTAAAGATGGTGCAAATACTTTGGTTTTGTTTGCGGAGTTGGGTGGAAACCCATCACTAGTGAATTTCCAAACCGTTGTTGTTGGCAATGTATGTGCAAATGCATATGAGAACAAGACTTTGGAGTTGTCTT